One Tunturibacter gelidoferens genomic region harbors:
- a CDS encoding arylsulfatase, whose protein sequence is MRTTHPLQVQTKFNGQHFRIEQAIEEDKMCFKAHYKKLTPALLAFLMLLIYVTRVSQAQPAQTKKPNIVVIMTDDVGIWNISAYHRGMMGGSTPNIDRIAKEGALFTDYYAQQSCTAGRAAFITGQTPFRTGLLMVGLPGAKQGLQDKDPTIAELLKPEGYATAQIGKNHLGDRNEYLPTVHGFDEFYGILYHLNAMEEPYAYDYPKMANFKERFGPRNVISSTATSVADSTTDPRWGTIGKQKIVDEGPLPPHPNMDPKATTNMEDIEPVLVKHSTDFMERSVKAGKPFFLWHNSTRMHVWTHLSPKWQDKSGFGLYADGMMELDWEVGELLKKIDDLGIADNTIVLFTSDNGPEIFTWPDGGNQPFRGEKGVTYEGGFRVPMLVKWPGVIKPNTIVNDIMSMEDWLPTLVAAAGDPDMKDKLLKGVKVGDKTFKTHLDGYNFIPYFKGEVTTGPRHEFFYFSNTADLMAMRYDQWKVSFKTIKGNLFTGEAQSTQAPIVTNLRQDPWERYQDESMNYGKWWGDKLWTMVPATVIVSQFLETFKEYPPSQKSGGLTVTQFLEAVQNGASGAGK, encoded by the coding sequence CACTTTTAGCCTTTCTGATGTTGCTAATTTATGTGACACGGGTATCGCAAGCGCAGCCCGCACAAACAAAAAAACCAAACATCGTCGTCATCATGACAGACGACGTTGGGATCTGGAATATCAGCGCGTACCATCGTGGCATGATGGGCGGCAGCACGCCCAATATTGACCGAATCGCCAAGGAAGGGGCACTGTTCACCGACTACTATGCGCAGCAATCATGCACGGCCGGGCGCGCCGCGTTCATTACCGGCCAGACGCCGTTTCGGACTGGCTTGTTGATGGTAGGTTTGCCCGGCGCGAAGCAGGGCCTGCAGGACAAAGACCCAACAATCGCGGAGCTACTCAAACCCGAAGGCTACGCGACGGCACAAATCGGCAAGAATCACCTTGGCGACCGCAACGAATACTTGCCTACCGTGCATGGTTTCGATGAATTCTATGGAATCCTCTATCACTTGAACGCGATGGAGGAGCCGTACGCGTACGACTATCCAAAGATGGCCAATTTCAAGGAACGTTTTGGCCCGCGGAACGTTATCTCTTCCACGGCCACCAGTGTGGCCGATTCGACCACGGACCCGCGCTGGGGAACGATTGGGAAACAGAAGATCGTAGATGAAGGTCCATTGCCGCCGCATCCAAATATGGACCCGAAAGCAACAACGAACATGGAGGATATCGAACCTGTACTCGTCAAGCATTCTACGGACTTCATGGAGCGCTCCGTAAAAGCTGGAAAACCTTTCTTTCTCTGGCATAACTCCACGCGTATGCACGTCTGGACGCACCTCTCTCCGAAATGGCAGGACAAGAGCGGCTTTGGCCTTTACGCGGATGGGATGATGGAGCTGGACTGGGAAGTAGGCGAACTACTCAAGAAGATTGACGACCTCGGCATCGCCGATAACACGATTGTGTTGTTCACGAGTGACAACGGCCCCGAAATCTTTACCTGGCCCGATGGCGGCAATCAGCCTTTCCGGGGGGAGAAGGGCGTCACCTACGAGGGTGGATTCCGCGTGCCCATGCTGGTGAAATGGCCCGGCGTCATCAAGCCCAATACGATCGTCAACGACATCATGTCGATGGAAGACTGGCTACCGACGCTGGTTGCTGCTGCCGGAGATCCAGACATGAAAGATAAGCTCCTGAAAGGTGTGAAGGTTGGCGACAAGACCTTCAAGACTCATCTTGATGGCTACAACTTCATACCCTACTTCAAGGGAGAAGTCACCACAGGACCGCGTCACGAATTCTTCTACTTCAGCAACACTGCAGACCTGATGGCGATGCGCTACGACCAGTGGAAAGTTAGTTTCAAAACGATCAAGGGCAATCTTTTCACCGGAGAGGCACAGAGCACCCAGGCTCCTATCGTAACTAATTTGCGGCAAGACCCGTGGGAACGTTACCAGGATGAGTCGATGAATTACGGGAAATGGTGGGGCGACAAGCTGTGGACGATGGTGCCAGCAACGGTGATTGTGTCCCAGTTCCTCGAGACGTTCAAGGAATATCCACCCAGTCAAAAGAGCGGTGGGCTCACGGTGACCCAATTCCTTGAAGCGGTCCAAAATGGAGCCTCGGGTGCCGGCAAGTAG